Proteins co-encoded in one Arachis hypogaea cultivar Tifrunner chromosome 11, arahy.Tifrunner.gnm2.J5K5, whole genome shotgun sequence genomic window:
- the LOC112720360 gene encoding uncharacterized protein: MTKLAPYTAVSAIVPLWVIVGVTMVKEGIEDWRRKIQDEVVATPPKLQVIKAKVRARFSPKLTAATPVAISAETIKETSSITAKKLANFMIFVPIPSFKNPRKNDKLL, from the exons ATGACAAAGCTTGCTCCATACACTGCTGTCAGCGCAATCGTTCCTCTCTGGGTCATCGTTGGGGTGACCATGGTCAAAGAGGGTATCGAAGATTGGCGTCGCAAGATACAG GATGAAGTTGTAGCTACGCCACCTAAATTACAGGTGATTAAAGCGAAAGTAAGAGCTAGATTCTCCCCTAAACTTACTGCAGCTACACCAGTGGCTATCTCAGCTGAGACCATCAAAGAGACAAGTTCTATAACTGCTAAGAAGTTGGCCAACTTTATGATTTTTGTGCCTATTCCAAGCTTTAAGAACccaagaaagaatgataaactaCTTTGA
- the LOC112720359 gene encoding uncharacterized protein isoform X2 — MAILSLLSSSEADISVPLLLSTVTVVSATATTLLLICKPRLMRLYSHKKNLIRLHHEKPKSNPTGKILFVSQIGTSKALASCLCHLFESFGVVTELVDARDYVPEALPKENLVVLVASTSEVWNQFLGQDFIPTDNRSLGAQMFAGRIVNYAEGYKFGSLVVNAYGFSAFVAGKGASGDDTNLMAKAANHIRDLGDTAELNADFASWWGSVVGVLQGAVSGGAADAMCGEYDPEDVGSSDPKLSMTQRLYLFVENINLERDHVGKSAITRRMLTITEANFIKNGTVDLEDGGHVTAKWPLRDGLLVDCPLPYMQGVCSVGHSFFFAGGGGDLNIIDPELCLNWDDHYPSRMWCLKYEGSNWSWKFCGSMFCCRYRPLVVPYDGKLYIFGGTGSANCWVDIYSLKSGLWETREVPESALLSYCMDPDSYFLWEDSTKPHKKTHIVLYSCGDKHQGLMSYDVKANNWEYLDWNFPPVPESCPRKLVRLGCSHYLLIVDFAPMWRIYDLSKMNVVATVGVDGLDKTAEVTYIFCCHNTSDESLIYMFMEPGNVFEGEPSTNSGSGVVSYARVKLQLKTFSAKIESKGNLNLGDYVNLYMFQS; from the exons atgGCAATACTTTCGTTGTTGTCGTCGTCAGAAGCAGATATTTCTGTACCCTTGCTCTTGTCCACCGTGACCGTGGTCTCGGCCACTGCCACAACCTTGTTATTAATCTGCAAGCCTCGCCTCATGCGCCTCTACTCCCACAAAAAGAACCTCATAAGACTCCATCATGAAAAACCTAAAAGCAATCCAACTGGCAAGATTCTATTTGTTTCCCAAATCGGAACCTCAAAAGCCCTAGCTTCGTGCCTCTGCCATTTGTTCGAGTCGTTCGGCGTCGTTACGGAGCTCGTAGATGCCAGGGATTACGTGCCCGAAGCCCTACCCAAGGAGAACCTTGTCGTCCTCGTTGCTTCAACTTCGGAAGTTTGGAACCAATTTCTCGGACAAGATTTCATCCCCACTGACAACCGTTCTCTCGGAGCACAGATGTTCGCCGGTCGGATCGTCAATTACGCGGAGGGCTATAAGTTTGGATCGTTAGTTGTGAATGCTTACGGTTTCAGTGCGTTTGTCGCCGGCAAAGGGGCTTCTGGAGATGACACGAATTTGATGGCTAAGGCTGCCAATCATATTAGGGATTTGGGGGACACTGCTGAATTGAACGCGGATTTTGCCAGCTGGTGGGGAAGTGTTGTTGGGGTTTTGCAAGGTGCTGTTTCGGGAGGTGCTGCTGATGCCATGTGCGGGGAATATGATCCTGAG GATGTTGGTTCTTCTGATCCAAAGCTATCCATGACGCAGCGCTTATACCTGTTTGTGGAAAATATAAATCTTGAAAGAGATCATGTTGGGAAATCAGCCATCACGCGCAGGATGTTAACTATAACTGAGGCCAACTTTATTAAGAATGGCACTGTTGATCTTGAAGATGGAGGTCATGTAACTGCCAAATGGCCTCTTAGAGATGGTCTATTGGTCGATTGTCCATTACCATATATGCAAGGAGTTTGTTCTGTCGGTCACAGCTTCTTCtttgctggtggtggtggtgacctGAATATTATTGACCCAGAATTGTGTTTGAATTGGGATGATCATTACCCCTCAAGGATGTGGTGCCTCAAGTATGAGGGTTCTAATTGGAGTTGGAAGTTTTGTGGAAGCATGTTCTGCTGCCGATATAGACCCTTAGTAGTCCCCTATGATGGCAAATTGTACATCTTTGGGGGTACTGGAAGTGCAAATTGCTGGGTTGATATTTACAGCCTAAAATCAGGTCTATGGGAAACAAGGGAAGTGCCCGAAAGTGCTCTCTTGTCATATTGCATGGACCCTGACTCTTACTTTCTGTGGGAGGACAGCACCAAGCCTCACAAGAAGACCCACATTGTATTGTATTCTTGTGGTGATAAACATCAAGGGCTCATGTCATATGACGTCAAGGCTAACAATTGGGAATACCTTGATTGGAATTTTCCGCCAGTTCCTGAATCTTGTCCAAGGAAACTTGTTCGTTTGGGATGCAGTCATTATCTTCTGATTGTTGACTTCGCTCCAATGTGGCGTATTTATGATTTATCTAAGATGAATGTTGTGGCAACGGTGGGGGTGGATGGTTTGGACAAGACCGCAGAAGTAACGTATATTTTTTGTTGCCACAACACTAGCGATGAAAGTTTAATTTATATGTTCATGGAACCTGGAAATGTTTTCGAGGGAGAGCCATCTACTAACTCTGGTTCTGGGGTTGTTTCTTATGCCAGAGTCAAGCTCCAACTCAAAACTTTTTCTGCCAAGATTGAATCCAAGGGTAATCTTAACCTTGGTGATTATGTAAATCTTTATAT GTTTCAATCTTGA
- the LOC112720359 gene encoding uncharacterized protein isoform X1, protein MAILSLLSSSEADISVPLLLSTVTVVSATATTLLLICKPRLMRLYSHKKNLIRLHHEKPKSNPTGKILFVSQIGTSKALASCLCHLFESFGVVTELVDARDYVPEALPKENLVVLVASTSEVWNQFLGQDFIPTDNRSLGAQMFAGRIVNYAEGYKFGSLVVNAYGFSAFVAGKGASGDDTNLMAKAANHIRDLGDTAELNADFASWWGSVVGVLQGAVSGGAADAMCGEYDPEDVGSSDPKLSMTQRLYLFVENINLERDHVGKSAITRRMLTITEANFIKNGTVDLEDGGHVTAKWPLRDGLLVDCPLPYMQGVCSVGHSFFFAGGGGDLNIIDPELCLNWDDHYPSRMWCLKYEGSNWSWKFCGSMFCCRYRPLVVPYDGKLYIFGGTGSANCWVDIYSLKSGLWETREVPESALLSYCMDPDSYFLWEDSTKPHKKTHIVLYSCGDKHQGLMSYDVKANNWEYLDWNFPPVPESCPRKLVRLGCSHYLLIVDFAPMWRIYDLSKMNVVATVGVDGLDKTAEVTYIFCCHNTSDESLIYMFMEPGNVFEGEPSTNSGSGVVSYARVKLQLKTFSAKIESKGNLNLGDYVNLYMFAVGDEDQ, encoded by the exons atgGCAATACTTTCGTTGTTGTCGTCGTCAGAAGCAGATATTTCTGTACCCTTGCTCTTGTCCACCGTGACCGTGGTCTCGGCCACTGCCACAACCTTGTTATTAATCTGCAAGCCTCGCCTCATGCGCCTCTACTCCCACAAAAAGAACCTCATAAGACTCCATCATGAAAAACCTAAAAGCAATCCAACTGGCAAGATTCTATTTGTTTCCCAAATCGGAACCTCAAAAGCCCTAGCTTCGTGCCTCTGCCATTTGTTCGAGTCGTTCGGCGTCGTTACGGAGCTCGTAGATGCCAGGGATTACGTGCCCGAAGCCCTACCCAAGGAGAACCTTGTCGTCCTCGTTGCTTCAACTTCGGAAGTTTGGAACCAATTTCTCGGACAAGATTTCATCCCCACTGACAACCGTTCTCTCGGAGCACAGATGTTCGCCGGTCGGATCGTCAATTACGCGGAGGGCTATAAGTTTGGATCGTTAGTTGTGAATGCTTACGGTTTCAGTGCGTTTGTCGCCGGCAAAGGGGCTTCTGGAGATGACACGAATTTGATGGCTAAGGCTGCCAATCATATTAGGGATTTGGGGGACACTGCTGAATTGAACGCGGATTTTGCCAGCTGGTGGGGAAGTGTTGTTGGGGTTTTGCAAGGTGCTGTTTCGGGAGGTGCTGCTGATGCCATGTGCGGGGAATATGATCCTGAG GATGTTGGTTCTTCTGATCCAAAGCTATCCATGACGCAGCGCTTATACCTGTTTGTGGAAAATATAAATCTTGAAAGAGATCATGTTGGGAAATCAGCCATCACGCGCAGGATGTTAACTATAACTGAGGCCAACTTTATTAAGAATGGCACTGTTGATCTTGAAGATGGAGGTCATGTAACTGCCAAATGGCCTCTTAGAGATGGTCTATTGGTCGATTGTCCATTACCATATATGCAAGGAGTTTGTTCTGTCGGTCACAGCTTCTTCtttgctggtggtggtggtgacctGAATATTATTGACCCAGAATTGTGTTTGAATTGGGATGATCATTACCCCTCAAGGATGTGGTGCCTCAAGTATGAGGGTTCTAATTGGAGTTGGAAGTTTTGTGGAAGCATGTTCTGCTGCCGATATAGACCCTTAGTAGTCCCCTATGATGGCAAATTGTACATCTTTGGGGGTACTGGAAGTGCAAATTGCTGGGTTGATATTTACAGCCTAAAATCAGGTCTATGGGAAACAAGGGAAGTGCCCGAAAGTGCTCTCTTGTCATATTGCATGGACCCTGACTCTTACTTTCTGTGGGAGGACAGCACCAAGCCTCACAAGAAGACCCACATTGTATTGTATTCTTGTGGTGATAAACATCAAGGGCTCATGTCATATGACGTCAAGGCTAACAATTGGGAATACCTTGATTGGAATTTTCCGCCAGTTCCTGAATCTTGTCCAAGGAAACTTGTTCGTTTGGGATGCAGTCATTATCTTCTGATTGTTGACTTCGCTCCAATGTGGCGTATTTATGATTTATCTAAGATGAATGTTGTGGCAACGGTGGGGGTGGATGGTTTGGACAAGACCGCAGAAGTAACGTATATTTTTTGTTGCCACAACACTAGCGATGAAAGTTTAATTTATATGTTCATGGAACCTGGAAATGTTTTCGAGGGAGAGCCATCTACTAACTCTGGTTCTGGGGTTGTTTCTTATGCCAGAGTCAAGCTCCAACTCAAAACTTTTTCTGCCAAGATTGAATCCAAGGGTAATCTTAACCTTGGTGATTATGTAAATCTTTATAT GTTTGCTGTTGGAGATGAAGACCAATAA